A single Candidatus Cloacimonadota bacterium DNA region contains:
- a CDS encoding isocitrate/isopropylmalate dehydrogenase family protein, with translation MAKHKIAWLPGDGVGNDVMEAAKIVLDKINLDAEYIHGDIGWEFWKKEGNPLPDRTVELLGNVEAALFGAITSKPKEEAKKALAPELQNKGLTYSSPIVGLRQRFNLHTNLRPCVSFKGNPLNYRDDIDLVIFRENTEGLYCGVEFHPTPEAVFSTLKENHKKMAKFEGTALDDLAISCRIFTRKACSRIVRNAFEYAKKHGYKTVTVVEKPNVIRETSGLMVREARKVATEYPGIELWETNVDAMAMWLIKNPQNYGILVSSNMFGDIISDLSAQLVGGLGFAASGNIGDDLGVFEPTHGSAPKYAGQYKVNPIAMLISTKLMLDFIGENEYADALFKAIAEVIEEGKVRTYDLGGNSTTLEVAQAVADKL, from the coding sequence ATGGCTAAGCATAAGATTGCATGGTTGCCCGGTGATGGAGTTGGCAACGACGTGATGGAAGCAGCAAAGATCGTCTTGGATAAAATTAATCTGGACGCTGAATATATTCACGGTGATATTGGTTGGGAATTTTGGAAAAAAGAGGGCAACCCTTTACCTGATCGAACTGTCGAATTGCTTGGTAATGTGGAAGCAGCTCTCTTCGGAGCGATTACTTCCAAACCGAAAGAAGAAGCAAAAAAGGCACTCGCTCCCGAATTGCAGAATAAAGGATTGACCTATTCCAGCCCGATAGTGGGACTTAGACAAAGATTCAATCTGCATACAAATTTACGTCCTTGCGTTTCATTCAAAGGGAATCCGCTAAATTATCGTGATGATATTGATCTTGTGATTTTTAGAGAAAATACAGAGGGTTTATATTGTGGAGTAGAATTTCATCCGACTCCCGAAGCGGTTTTCAGTACATTGAAAGAAAATCATAAAAAAATGGCAAAATTTGAAGGTACAGCACTTGATGATTTGGCAATTTCCTGTAGAATTTTCACACGAAAAGCCTGCAGTCGAATTGTCAGAAATGCTTTTGAATATGCAAAAAAGCATGGGTATAAAACCGTTACGGTTGTAGAAAAACCTAATGTTATCCGAGAAACTTCCGGCTTGATGGTGCGCGAGGCTCGAAAAGTTGCAACAGAATATCCCGGTATTGAACTTTGGGAAACGAATGTAGATGCTATGGCAATGTGGCTGATTAAAAATCCTCAAAATTATGGAATATTAGTTTCAAGTAATATGTTTGGAGACATTATTTCCGACCTTTCAGCACAGCTCGTGGGCGGACTTGGGTTTGCAGCAAGCGGAAATATTGGTGATGATTTAGGCGTTTTCGAACCAACTCATGGAAGTGCTCCCAAATATGCCGGGCAATATAAAGTTAACCCGATCGCTATGCTGATTTCCACAAAACTTATGCTCGATTTCATTGGTGAAAACGAATATGCCGATGCTCTTTTTAAGGCAATTGCAGAAGTTATTGAAGAAGGAAAAGTGAGAACTTATGATCTTGGTGGAAATTCCACAACTCTCGAAGTAGCACAAGCTGTCGCAGATAAATTATAG
- the greA gene encoding transcription elongation factor GreA, with protein MDKVYISPEGLKKLKQKLKRMIEVERPAVIMDIATAREQGDLSENAEYTAAKEHQKFLEGEIAKLQMKFAALRVVNMDEINKNEVRFGAKLELFDLKRDVIVNYKIVGEDETGKEGNMRKISCKAPISKALLGKKMGDEVEVKAPVGILKYKIKSIKY; from the coding sequence ATGGATAAAGTTTATATATCCCCAGAGGGATTAAAAAAGTTGAAGCAAAAGCTGAAACGCATGATTGAAGTGGAAAGACCGGCTGTTATCATGGATATAGCCACAGCTCGCGAGCAGGGAGATTTAAGTGAAAATGCAGAATATACTGCCGCAAAAGAACATCAGAAATTTCTTGAAGGTGAAATAGCAAAATTGCAAATGAAATTTGCTGCTCTCAGAGTTGTAAATATGGATGAAATAAATAAAAACGAAGTCCGATTTGGAGCGAAACTTGAATTGTTCGATTTGAAAAGAGATGTAATTGTAAATTATAAAATCGTAGGTGAAGACGAAACCGGTAAAGAAGGGAATATGAGAAAAATATCCTGCAAAGCTCCGATCTCCAAGGCATTGTTGGGGAAAAAAATGGGGGATGAGGTTGAAGTAAAAGCACCGGTTGGAATTTTGAAGTATAAAATAAAAAGCATAAAATATTAG